In Panicum virgatum strain AP13 chromosome 4N, P.virgatum_v5, whole genome shotgun sequence, a single window of DNA contains:
- the LOC120669906 gene encoding BTB/POZ domain-containing protein At2g30600-like isoform X1 encodes MGFVEESKRPLTVAPFECAWGEELRFGEPGRGCVAFEASAQNDVTLVFRQQPGSQHYHYKMDSSRHYTVILGSHRNKRLRIEVDGSTVVDVAALGLCCSFSFQAYWISIYDGLISIGRGRHPNSYLLFQWLDPDPNPNVQYVGLSSWDKHVGYRNISILPSAPQNSILWSQMEHAYVHSEQRLCSGKRGTRDDSDSDQRLLADFLESWDFSDAIFVVGTERKVVPAHRVVLCASGDFPFEVVDGATIELPSVPYPVLHSLLEYIYTGSTQIAEWLLSSLLELSSHFKVEPLVKCCKEVIVSLEADKKFSASGKLLTLSSSGFQDRKIGSSPFKSPVNSQKIGQFLANGKYSDINIYVNGHGLVTKGHKLILSLWSMPLAKMFTNGMKESSASDVFFEDVPPEAFFLLLQFMYHGELKVDTQDITSVLVQLLLLSDQFAITVLQFECCKQIMECLSEDTVCSVLQAVSSIPSCKLLEEVCKRNFATHFDYCTTACTDFVLLDEATFKDILQHRDMTVTSEERVLDAILTWCMGTCETFYWTSVDKLLRTSTPEQLFGKRLSAVGTLLPFVRFPLMQLPMLKRMERSNLANRIQAFRQLVAEAIEFSHAGQWTSTSYECERFQHRRSSYKELQYISDGDSNGVIYYAGTSFGKHQWMNPVLAKNITVVASSPNSRHTDPKALVSKTYQGTCVAGPCIEDGKKLSWWMVDIGQDHQLMCNWYTVRQDGSTTFMRSWVLQGSMDGRNWTSLRVHDGDATICHPGQFASWPIVGPPALLPFRFFRVALTGPAAGSVSNAWNLCICFLELYGYFR; translated from the exons ATGGGATTTGTCGAGGAGTCCAAGAGACCCCTGACGGTTGCCCCCTTTGAGTGCGCCTGGGGCGAGGAGCTTCGCTTCGGGGAGCCTGGCCGGGGCTGCGTCGCCTTCGAGGCATCGGCGCAGAACGACGTCACCCTGGTGTTCCGCCAACAGCCTGGGAGCCAGCACTACCACTACAAAATGGACAGCAGCCGCCACTACACTGTCATCTTGGGCAGCCACAGGAACAAGCGGCTCAGGATCGAGGTGGATGGAAGCACTGTTGTTGATGTAGCTGCCCTCGGCTTGTGCTGCTCCTTCTCCTTCCAGGCCTACTGGATCAGCATCTACGACGGCTTAATCAGCATCGGCCGAGGAAGGCATCCCAACAGCTATCTCCTGTTCCAGTGGCTCGATCCCGATCCCAACCCAAATGTTCAGTACGTCGGCCTATCCAGCTGGGACAAGCACGTAGGGTACAGGAACATAAGcattctcccatcagctcctcAGAACAGCATACTTTGGAGCCAGATGGAGCATGCCTACGTTCATTCTGAGCAAAGGTTATGCTCTGGGAAACGAGGCACGAGAGATGATTCTGATTCTGACCAAAGGCTACTTGCAGACTTTCTGGAGAGTTGGGACTTCTCTGATGCTATATTTGTGGTTGGCACTGAAAGAAAGGTTGTTCCTGCACACAGAGTTGTCCTGTGTGCTTCTGGAGATTTTCCATTTGAAGTAGTGGATGGAGCTACCATTGAACTTCCATCAGTACCCTACCCAGTTCTCCACTCCCTTCTTGAGTATATCTACACAGGTTCTACACAG ATTGCTGAATGGCTACTAAGCTCTCTGCTCGAGTTGAGCTCGCATTTTAAAGTCGAACCACTGGTGAAGTGTTGCAAAGAAGTCATTGTCTCTTTGGAAGCGGATAAGAAATTTTCTGCGTCTGGTAAACTCTTAACATTATCAAGTAGCGGATTTCAAGATCGTAAAATTGGTTCATCCCCTTTCAAAAGCCCAGTTAATTCACAGAAAATTGGACAGTTCCTTGCAAATGGCAAATATAGTgatataaatatatatgttaATGGACATGGTCTTGTTACCAAGGGTCACAAGCTTATCCTTAGCCTCTGGAGCATGCCGCTTGCCAAG ATGTTCACAAACGGGATGAAGGAAAGTAGTGCCTCCGATGTCTTTTTCGAAGATGTTCCTCCTGAAGCATTCTTTCTCCTCCTTCAATTTATGTACCATGGGGAGCTTAAGGTGGATACCCAGGATATTACATCAGTGTTGGTGCAGCTGCTTCTATTATCAGATCAGTTTGCCATCACTGTCCTTCAGTTTGAATGCTGTAAACAAATAATGGAGTGCCTTTCAGAG GACACAGTATGTTCAGTCTTACAGGCAGTTTCATCAATCCCATCTTGTAaactgcttgaagaagtatGCAAGAGGAATTTTGCAACACACTTTGATTATTGCACAACTGCTTGCACGGACTTTGTGTTGTTAGATGAGGCAACTTTTAAGGATATTCTTCAG CATCGCGATATGACGGTAACATCGGAAGAGAGGGTTCTGGATGCCATCTTAACATGGTGCATGGGGACTTGTGAAACTTTTTACTGGACTTCAGTAGATAAGCTCTTGAGAACTTCAACACCTGAGCAACTCTTTGGAAAGAGGCTTTCCGCCGTTGGAACTTTACTGCCGTTCGTGAGGTTCCCTTTGATGCAGCTGCCAATGCTAAAGAGG ATGGAGAGAAGTAATCTGGCGAACCGCATTCAAGCATTCAGACAGCTG GTTGCAGAAGCCATCGAGTTCTCTCATGCTGGACAATGGACGTCTACATCATATGAATG CGAGAGATTTCAGCACAGGCGCTCAAGCTATAAAGAGCTCCAGTATATCTCTGATGGTGATAGCAATGGTGTTATCTACTATGCCGGAACATCATTTGGAAAACATCAGTGGATGAATCCTGTATTAGCCAAG AATATCACTGTGGTGGCAAGCAGCCCGAATTCCAGACACACGGATCCAAAGGCTTTGGTTTCAAAGACTTACCAG GGGACATGCGTTGCTGGGCCTTGTATTGAAGATGGAAAGAAGCTTTCTTGGTGGATGGTAGACATCGGGCAGGACCACCAG CTGATGTGCAACTGGTACACGGTGAGACAGGATGGCTCCACAACCTTCATGAGGTCCTGGGTTCTTCAG GGATCCATGGACGGCCGGAACTGGACGAGCCTCCGCGTCCACGACGGTGATGCGACCATTTGCCACCCCGGGCAGTTTGCGTCGTGGCCCATCGTTGGCCCGCCGGCCCTGCTGCCCTTCCGATTCTTCAGGGTGGCCCTGACGGGCCCTGCCGCCGGCAGTGTCTCCAACGCTTGGAACCTCTGCATTTGCTTCCTCGAGCTCTACGGCTACTTCCGTTAG
- the LOC120669906 gene encoding BTB/POZ domain-containing protein At2g30600-like isoform X2, with translation MGFVEESKRPLTVAPFECAWGEELRFGEPGRGCVAFEASAQNDVTLVFRQQPGSQHYHYKMDSSRHYTVILGSHRNKRLRIEVDGSTVVDVAALGLCCSFSFQAYWISIYDGLISIGRGRHPNSYLLFQWLDPDPNPNVQYVGLSSWDKHVGYRNISILPSAPQNSILWSQMEHAYVHSEQRLCSGKRGTRDDSDSDQRLLADFLESWDFSDAIFVVGTERKVVPAHRVVLCASGDFPFEVVDGATIELPSVPYPVLHSLLEYIYTGSTQIAEWLLSSLLELSSHFKVEPLVKCCKEVIVSLEADKKFSASGKLLTLSSSGFQDRKIGSSPFKSPVNSQKIGQFLANGKYSDINIYVNGHGLVTKGHKLILSLWSMPLAKMFTNGMKESSASDVFFEDVPPEAFFLLLQFMYHGELKVDTQDITSVLVQLLLLSDQFAITVLQFECCKQIMECLSEHRDMTVTSEERVLDAILTWCMGTCETFYWTSVDKLLRTSTPEQLFGKRLSAVGTLLPFVRFPLMQLPMLKRMERSNLANRIQAFRQLVAEAIEFSHAGQWTSTSYECERFQHRRSSYKELQYISDGDSNGVIYYAGTSFGKHQWMNPVLAKNITVVASSPNSRHTDPKALVSKTYQGTCVAGPCIEDGKKLSWWMVDIGQDHQLMCNWYTVRQDGSTTFMRSWVLQGSMDGRNWTSLRVHDGDATICHPGQFASWPIVGPPALLPFRFFRVALTGPAAGSVSNAWNLCICFLELYGYFR, from the exons ATGGGATTTGTCGAGGAGTCCAAGAGACCCCTGACGGTTGCCCCCTTTGAGTGCGCCTGGGGCGAGGAGCTTCGCTTCGGGGAGCCTGGCCGGGGCTGCGTCGCCTTCGAGGCATCGGCGCAGAACGACGTCACCCTGGTGTTCCGCCAACAGCCTGGGAGCCAGCACTACCACTACAAAATGGACAGCAGCCGCCACTACACTGTCATCTTGGGCAGCCACAGGAACAAGCGGCTCAGGATCGAGGTGGATGGAAGCACTGTTGTTGATGTAGCTGCCCTCGGCTTGTGCTGCTCCTTCTCCTTCCAGGCCTACTGGATCAGCATCTACGACGGCTTAATCAGCATCGGCCGAGGAAGGCATCCCAACAGCTATCTCCTGTTCCAGTGGCTCGATCCCGATCCCAACCCAAATGTTCAGTACGTCGGCCTATCCAGCTGGGACAAGCACGTAGGGTACAGGAACATAAGcattctcccatcagctcctcAGAACAGCATACTTTGGAGCCAGATGGAGCATGCCTACGTTCATTCTGAGCAAAGGTTATGCTCTGGGAAACGAGGCACGAGAGATGATTCTGATTCTGACCAAAGGCTACTTGCAGACTTTCTGGAGAGTTGGGACTTCTCTGATGCTATATTTGTGGTTGGCACTGAAAGAAAGGTTGTTCCTGCACACAGAGTTGTCCTGTGTGCTTCTGGAGATTTTCCATTTGAAGTAGTGGATGGAGCTACCATTGAACTTCCATCAGTACCCTACCCAGTTCTCCACTCCCTTCTTGAGTATATCTACACAGGTTCTACACAG ATTGCTGAATGGCTACTAAGCTCTCTGCTCGAGTTGAGCTCGCATTTTAAAGTCGAACCACTGGTGAAGTGTTGCAAAGAAGTCATTGTCTCTTTGGAAGCGGATAAGAAATTTTCTGCGTCTGGTAAACTCTTAACATTATCAAGTAGCGGATTTCAAGATCGTAAAATTGGTTCATCCCCTTTCAAAAGCCCAGTTAATTCACAGAAAATTGGACAGTTCCTTGCAAATGGCAAATATAGTgatataaatatatatgttaATGGACATGGTCTTGTTACCAAGGGTCACAAGCTTATCCTTAGCCTCTGGAGCATGCCGCTTGCCAAG ATGTTCACAAACGGGATGAAGGAAAGTAGTGCCTCCGATGTCTTTTTCGAAGATGTTCCTCCTGAAGCATTCTTTCTCCTCCTTCAATTTATGTACCATGGGGAGCTTAAGGTGGATACCCAGGATATTACATCAGTGTTGGTGCAGCTGCTTCTATTATCAGATCAGTTTGCCATCACTGTCCTTCAGTTTGAATGCTGTAAACAAATAATGGAGTGCCTTTCAGAG CATCGCGATATGACGGTAACATCGGAAGAGAGGGTTCTGGATGCCATCTTAACATGGTGCATGGGGACTTGTGAAACTTTTTACTGGACTTCAGTAGATAAGCTCTTGAGAACTTCAACACCTGAGCAACTCTTTGGAAAGAGGCTTTCCGCCGTTGGAACTTTACTGCCGTTCGTGAGGTTCCCTTTGATGCAGCTGCCAATGCTAAAGAGG ATGGAGAGAAGTAATCTGGCGAACCGCATTCAAGCATTCAGACAGCTG GTTGCAGAAGCCATCGAGTTCTCTCATGCTGGACAATGGACGTCTACATCATATGAATG CGAGAGATTTCAGCACAGGCGCTCAAGCTATAAAGAGCTCCAGTATATCTCTGATGGTGATAGCAATGGTGTTATCTACTATGCCGGAACATCATTTGGAAAACATCAGTGGATGAATCCTGTATTAGCCAAG AATATCACTGTGGTGGCAAGCAGCCCGAATTCCAGACACACGGATCCAAAGGCTTTGGTTTCAAAGACTTACCAG GGGACATGCGTTGCTGGGCCTTGTATTGAAGATGGAAAGAAGCTTTCTTGGTGGATGGTAGACATCGGGCAGGACCACCAG CTGATGTGCAACTGGTACACGGTGAGACAGGATGGCTCCACAACCTTCATGAGGTCCTGGGTTCTTCAG GGATCCATGGACGGCCGGAACTGGACGAGCCTCCGCGTCCACGACGGTGATGCGACCATTTGCCACCCCGGGCAGTTTGCGTCGTGGCCCATCGTTGGCCCGCCGGCCCTGCTGCCCTTCCGATTCTTCAGGGTGGCCCTGACGGGCCCTGCCGCCGGCAGTGTCTCCAACGCTTGGAACCTCTGCATTTGCTTCCTCGAGCTCTACGGCTACTTCCGTTAG